The following proteins are co-located in the Pseudomonas antarctica genome:
- the ppa gene encoding inorganic diphosphatase: protein MSYSKIPAGKDLPNDIYVAIEIPANHAPIKYEIDKDSDCLFVDRFMATPMFYPANYGFIPNTLADDGDPLDVLVVTPYPVTPGSVIRARPVGILNMTDDGGGDAKVIAVPHDKLSQLYVDVKEYTDLPPLLLEQIKHFFENYKDLEKGKWVKIDGWGNADAARAEIMKSVAAYKG from the coding sequence ATGAGCTACAGCAAGATTCCGGCTGGCAAAGACCTGCCGAACGACATCTACGTCGCCATCGAAATTCCGGCCAACCACGCGCCGATCAAATACGAAATCGACAAAGACAGCGACTGCCTGTTCGTTGACCGTTTCATGGCCACCCCGATGTTCTACCCGGCCAACTACGGTTTCATCCCGAACACCCTGGCTGACGACGGTGATCCCCTCGACGTGCTGGTAGTAACCCCTTACCCGGTTACCCCAGGCTCGGTGATTCGCGCGCGCCCAGTCGGCATCCTGAACATGACCGACGACGGCGGCGGCGATGCCAAAGTTATCGCGGTACCCCACGACAAGCTGTCCCAGCTGTACGTGGACGTGAAGGAATACACTGACCTGCCGCCACTGCTGCTGGAACAGATCAAGCACTTCTTCGAGAACTACAAAGACCTCGAAAAAGGCAAATGGGTGAAGATCGACGGTTGGGGCAACGCAGACGCCGCCCGCGCCGAGATCATGAAGTCGGTCGCTGCCTACAAAGGCTGA